The Anolis carolinensis isolate JA03-04 chromosome 1, rAnoCar3.1.pri, whole genome shotgun sequence genome window below encodes:
- the foxa1 gene encoding hepatocyte nuclear factor 3-alpha: MLGTVKMEGHESNEWNHYYGEAQEAYSSVPVSNMNSGLGSMASMSPYMSMNAMSGGGGGGGNVVTSASSSSFHMSYANPGLGGGLSPGGNSMSAAAAAAAAAAAAAMGSALSPGAMNGLGPGAAQASLNGLGAYGAMPGGHVGGGGGPPHCMSPLGGYAPSGLGRAGRDPGKAFKRSYPHAKPPYSYISLITMAIQQAPSKMLTLSEIYQWIMDLFPYYRQNQQRWQNSIRHSLSFNDCFVKVARSPDKPGKGSYWTLHPDSGNMFENGCYLRRQKRFKCDKQPGAKTGGGGGGGGGHQGGESRKEPGNTSGSPSQQQQQRGGQAKAGQLEPAPHSPSPTLDHGAELKPSVAAVAASSVPGTPSLASLGHPGLGLGHPHPHQHHHHHHEPALHLKGDPSAHYAFNHPFSINNLMSSSEQQQQQKLDFKAYEQALQYSSSSYGAGGLPLGGGGASSVGGRGGIEPSALEPSYYQGVYARPVLNTS, from the exons ATGTTAGGGACGGTGAAAATGGAAGGGCACGAAAGCAACGAGTGGAACCACTACTACGGAGAGGCGCAGGAG GCCTACTCCTCGGTGCCGGTGAGCAACATGAACTCGGGCCTGGGCTCCATGGCCTCGATGAGCCCCTACATGAGCATGAACGCCATGAGCGgcgggggcggcggcggcggcaacgTGGTGACCTcggcgtcctcctcctccttccacatGTCCTACGCCAACCCTGGCCTGGGCGGGGGGCTGAGCCCCGGAGGTAACTCCATGtccgcggcggcggcggcggcagcagcagcggcggcggcggcgatgGGCTCGGCCTTGAGCCCCGGGGCCATGAACGGGCTGGGTCCCGGGGCGGCGCAGGCCTCGCTGAACGGGCTGGGCGCCTACGGGGCGATGCCGGGGGGCCACGTGGGGGGCGGAGGCGGCCCCCCGCACTGCATGAGCCCGCTGGGGGGCTACGCGCCCTCGGGGCTGGGCCGGGCGGGGCGGGACCCCGGCAAGGCCTTCAAGCGCAGCTACCCGCACGCCAAGCCGCCCTACTCGTACATCTCGCTGATCACCATGGCCATCCAGCAGGCGCCCAGCAAGATGCTGACGCTCAGCGAGATCTACCAGTGGATCATGGACCTCTTCCCGTACTACCGGCAGAACCAGCAGCGCTGGCAGAACTCCATCCGCCACTCGCTCTCCTTCAACGACTGCTTCGTCAAGGTGGCCCGCTCGCCCGACAAGCCCGGCAAGGGCTCCTACTGGACCTTGCACCCGGATTCTGGCAACATGTTCGAGAACGGCTGCTACCTCCGGAGGCAGAAGCGCTTCAAGTGCGACAAGCAGCCCGGCGCCAAAACGGGAGgagggggcggcggcggcggcggacaCCAAGGAGGCGAGAGCCGGAAGGAGCCAGGCAACACCTCGGGCTCGCcgtcgcagcagcagcagcagcggggcGGGCAGGCCAAAGCGGGCCAGCTGGAGCCCGCCCCGCACAGCCCCTCGCCCACCTTGGACCACGGCGCCGAGCTCAAGCCCTCCGTGGCGGCGGTGGCGGCCTCCTCGGTGCCCGGCACGCCCTCCCTGGCCTCCTTGGGCCACCCGGGCCTGGGCTTGGGCCACCCGCACCCCcaccagcaccaccaccaccaccacgagcCCGCGCTGCACCTCAAAGGCGACCCGTCGGCCCACTACGCCTTCAACCACCCCTTCTCCATCAACAACCTCATGTCCTCctcggagcagcagcagcagcagaagctggACTTCAAGGCCTACGAGCAGGCGCTGCaatactcctcctcctcctacggGGCCGGGGGCCTGCCCCTGGGCGGCGGAGGGGCCTCCTCGGTGGGCGGCCGCGGGGGCATCGAGCCCTCGGCCCTGGAGCCCTCCTACTACCAAGGTGTGTATGCCAGGCCCGTCCTAAACACCTCCTAG